A single genomic interval of Pomacea canaliculata isolate SZHN2017 linkage group LG5, ASM307304v1, whole genome shotgun sequence harbors:
- the LOC112563645 gene encoding failed axon connections homolog, whose product MLQDTVVIYGVGRGLHVPSASPFPLKLETFCRLAQIPYRVDHSAQMSSKGKTPWMMYNGRAVADSQFCIEHLKAERDLDLDLDLSPTLRAQARAFRALIEENLYWTMCYELFILNPKRLDEVLPYRGPKMWLLKFFLSRVLRKELWNQGIGRHSDEEIWDIGRRDLNAISDFLAEKKFFLGDTPTEVDCTVFGMMTQVLFHMPGCRHQTHVRQNLPNIVAYVERMKTRVWPDWEERCKGSNYVDDSNMLFPAQKF is encoded by the exons ATGCTGCAGGACACGGTGGTCATTTACGGAGTTGGAAGGGGCCTTCATGTTCCTTCCGCCTCTCCCTTTCCTCTGAAATTGGAAACATTCTGTCGATTGGCGCAGATACCTTATAGG GTGGACCACAGTGCCCAGATGTCCAGCAAAGGCAAGACACCGTGGATGATGTATAACGGACGAGCTGTGGCCGACTCGCAGTTCTGCATAGAACACCTCAAAGCGGAGCGTGACCTGGATCTCGACCTTGACCTTAGCCCCACACTTCGAGCGCAGGCACGTGCTTTCCGGGCGCTGATCGAAGAGAACCTGTACTG GACCATGTGTTACGAACTGTTTATACTCAACCCCAAACGTCTGGACGAGGTGTTGCCCTACCGAGGGCCGAAGATGTGGCTGCTTAAGTTCTTCCTAAGCCGCGTCCTGAGGAAGGAGCTCTGGAACCAGGGTATAGGGCGGCACTCTGATGAGGAAATCTGGGATATCGGTCGACGAGATCTGAACGCCATTTCTGATTTTCTAG CCGAAAAGAAGTTCTTCCTTGGCGACACCCCGACTGAGGTGGACTGTACTGTGTTCGGCATGATGACTCAGGTGCTGTTTCACATGCCCGGATGTCGTCATCAGACCCACGTGAGAC AAAACCTGCCCAACATTGTGGCGTACGTCGAGCGCATGAAGACGAGGGTCTGGCCCGACTGGGAGGAGCGGTGTAAGGGAAGCAACTACGTCGACGACAGCAACATGCTGTTTCCAGCGCAGAAGTTTTGA